CTGCTGAGCTGAGTTAACTCCAACTTCTTTGGGTTTAACGGTTCTCTAGTCTCTCTTGGTTGGACAGTGGAGCTTGGGCAGGGTAGCGAGGGTTGTCTGAAACAGAGATACCAAATATAGGGCCCCAGCCTCTTCTGCCTGCTGATTCCTCCCACAGCTTGAGCCTGGATTCTAACTGCAGAGATTCTGACAAAGTCTTATATCTGTTTATGAATGGATAATATTACCACTCTGATCTGCATGCAGCAGCCCCATAGAAAATATTAACGTTACTCACAGCACACAGTTGTCACGTGGAGTTTGATATGCATACTTTTGCATGTAGATCTATCATTGTCTTTGGCCAGTTTCCTCCAGATCCATCTAGAAATGACTTCCCTCTGTCATTCCACATCAGATTCACAAAGAAGACAACAACTCCTCTCAACTCGCCAACATTTCTCTCTTTCACTGTAAATCACAAATCTCACATCTAAGTTTATAGATATAGAAATCATTTGATTACAGGGATGAATTTgttagaaagattttttttgcACTGAATATGAAACCAAATGAATGGTaaattgtgtgatttttttcccccctgacttAATTAACATTATGCTTAGGTTTTGCTTTCTCTCACTAGATGAGtaattttaaagaagaataacCTGTCTGAGATTCCTTCCTAGAGCTCAGTGTTTGATCAGGCACTGCAGGCTCATTTTGTAAATGCCATTACTCAGTCAAGTGCTTTTTTCAGTGAATGGCTTTCCCAGAACTTTAACCAGGTCCTCACTCGACCTGGAGTCACACGCTGTCACACATTTCAAGGCCATATTCCAAACCTcgcattctttattttctttatttttaattggaggataatcactttacaatgttgtgccggtttctgctgtacaacaatatgAGCCATCTATAaggatacatatatcccctccctcttgagtctccatcccacccccagcTTTCCTTATTAACCCACTGAATCCTTTGGAGGGAGACAACCACCAGCAAAACTCACTGACCAGCTGAAGAACTCCTTCAACCCACCTACTCATGACCTCACACTCTTCACGTAAATACATCTCCTCTCTCATTTACAACTGATCTTGTAGGTGAAATATCCTTGGTCAAGCCTGGTCCTCTCTTTGTGTTCTTGATTCTCTTCTGCACTCAACCtccttttccagtagtcatgtacggatgtgagagttggaccattaagagggctgagcgccaaagaattgatgctttccaactgtggtgttgaagaagactcttgagagtcccttggactgcaaggagatcaaaccaggcaatcctaaaggaaatcagtgctgaatattcataggaaggactgttgttgaagctgaagctccaaaactttggccacctgatgtgaagagctgactcattagaaaagaccctgctgctgggaaagattgaaggtaggagaagaaggggacaagagtggatgagatggttggatggcatcaccgacttgatggacatgagtttgagcaagctctgggaaatagtagaggacagggaagcctagagtgcttcagttcatggggtcacaaagagttgggacacaactgagcaactgaacaacaaagaccgCATCACAGACTAACTTCTCTTTCTGTCCAATTTGATGTCCTTCACAGCTTTTGATTCCAAGCTCTCTCCCTGACAAACTCCCCACATGTGAACCTCAACTCACAATCAGCTTCCCAGGCAACAAAACCTGTGACAAGTCCTTATTTACTGGCTAGCATGGAGGTAGGACTTTATGAATGTGAATTCTCTCCCTCCAGATGCTGATTGACTTCCTGGGTTGCAACTTCAACTGCCTGTCTCTATACATTCAGGATATTTTCTTTTGCTCAAAAGTCACcttcctggggacttccctagcagcctggtgactaagactctgtgttttcactgctcagggcctgggttcaattcttggttgggaaactaagatcccacaagcagtgtggtaagaccaaaaaaaaaaaaaaaaaagagccacctCCTCCCTGAAGTCTTTCCTGATTGCCTGCTTCATGGGGGTGGAGTTTGATTGCTTCCCTGTTGCTTCACAGCATTCTCTATTTGCCTCTATTAGCACTTGCCTGACTGGGCTGGCACAGAACAGGAACTGAATGGATGCTGAGTGACTAAGCGAGTTCTGCCTGTCCAGCAGGACATTCCCCTGTTGTCAGAAACCAGGGCCACCCACTTGGAGCCCATCCCAGATTACAGAATGTGTATCATTTATGGTTTCCAGGTCCTACCTCCACTTTGTTTATTACGTCTCTCTGAATCCATTTTTCTAAAGACTACCAAGTTCCAGTTTTGTTAGAAGCCAAAGTGTGGAAGGAGTACaggtaagatggttctttgggacactagtccaccaCCCTCTTGGTCTGTtggttttcaaaataaagttgctattccttgcCCCTACAACTCATCTCTCGATTTAGTAGCCTTTCAGGTGGCAAGCTGCATGAGCTTGCGCTCGGTaacaaaaacagtttttaaagggattagatcttgaTATCCCAGCTCTTTACTGATCTACATGGCACAGAGTAGAGGCTTGATATTTTGCTAAACATTTGCTCTaaccgtgaaagtgaaagtgttagtcattcagtaagtagtgtctgactctttgcaaccccatggactgtagcctgccaggctcctctgtccatggaattctccaggcaaggtcactggagtgggtagccatttccttctctaggggatcttaccgacccagggatcaaacccggatcttcCGTacttcaggaagattctttactgtctaaccAGGAAAGGGGGTTAACAAGTGGGCACAGCAGAGAGACAATACATATGATGAGGGTTGCGTATTAACGTTTCAATGAGAACATTATTGACATGACTCACTGTCCATAAGGCCAAGGTCAGGGGAGttctcagtggttaggactctgcacttccactgccaggggcctaggttcaatccctggttggggaactaagatccttcatgctgcatagtgcagccaaaagaaagaaaaagaaagaaaggaccaAGGTCAGGACAAGCATTCTAGGCTGTCCAATCAAATAAGGAGTGGGTAACAAGAGAATTCGCAAGAGGTTCaatgagaagaaaggagagaggtgaCGGAATAGGAAATTGTAATAAGAAAAAGGAATTGTAACTTCCAGGGAATGACACAGTCCCATATAACAAGGTCCAGGTAGTGATAACATTTGCATATAGTTCAGtggagaagaaatgaaaacatcagGAGGTGTGAGGCAACAGAGAATTGTAAAGTCAGGCTCTTCACCTGGTGGGGCCTCACTGAGAGAAATGACTGCCTCATTTTTAGGGAAAGGAAGgtagagaagggaggagaaagagaaggtaagcacactggaaaaaacaaaaaacaaaacaaaacactctgAGCAGAAAAGCACATTCCTGCACTAAGCAGGTACCAACATTGTGAAAGCCCGGGCAGCCAGATACCATAGACTCCAAGAGAGAAGGATGGTCCTTGAGGGTGGGGTGTGGGCTGTTTTGTTAATCTTTGCATTTCCTGCAGAAACCACCATgtttctggcacatagtaagtcttGGTAGAGCTTTGCTCAACTCAATTATAGTAAAATTACTTCGTCCTCATGTGAATGAGAAATTATCTTTGGGAAGTTAATTTTTGAAGAATCTCCAAGAATCCAGAAGAACATCTTCATTCCTCTAAAATACTttcgttccttttttttttggtttggttgataataacttattttaaattataaaataatacacaCCTAGAACTTAAAGAATATACACAGAAACAACCAACCAAACCCAAACCCCCAAAATCTCattcatcagtgatttttttttctgggtttaaacttttaaagtatatttattgaTACATGTTGTACatattttgtgttgttttcactagacatattctggatattttcCTATGATAACAAATATGGCTCTTTCATCTCAGTTTTAATGGCACATATTGGTCTATTGTCTGGATGtgctatcattttctttcttagactctgatgttttcaattttttgttttgctttgtttgccaTTACAAACTATACTGTTACAAACATCCTAGCATTTAAAATCTATGTGCAAAATGGATTCTTTCCTTAGGCTAAATTTCAACTTGAATTACTTGATTACAAGTTTGACGTATTTTAAGTCTTCTGACATATATTGTGAAGTTTCTCTCCAGAAGGTTGTCCCAATTAATATTTCCACCAGAAAGTTGTATCTGAGAGTGCTTACTtttctaaatcatgtccaacaaAGCCCTAGtggtttttattccatttttttcaaaaaatttgggTCAGTGCAAGaaagttcaaaataaatttttgaaatttgcttttaaaactgAGTCTAAACTTTTTCTCACATACCTATTGGttatttgtattcctttttataaaatgcttgttcaaatattttatccattttcccCATTGGGGTGTTtcgtctttttctttttaaatgaattgatGGCAAATAATTTGGCCTAGATTGTTTttcaaaatcctaaaaataaaaaaatatatacattttttattatggaaaagttCTAATATATACAAAAGTAGAGACAATTGAATATGAAACCCCCATGTACTCATCAACTCAAGCCCCAGATTCAACAATTATCAAGTCCTTATTAatcaattttgtttcctttttttttggcagcaagtcaacatcatctcatttcatatataaattaatttcagTATATAGAAGATTGAAAATTACGTGGTCAGATCACTAACATTTTCCTATGTGGTTTCTGCCTTTGGTATTTTGCTCAAAgatatataaatcttcatctatATTTTCCAGTTGtcttttggtttccttttattttttaatctatcagAATTgaactttatctttttaaaaatatttagctaaTTGCTAAATAAGTTAGTATAATCCTACCAATTTAAAACATCAAATTTATTACACATGAAATATCCACAGACAGCTAGATCTGTCTGGTCTTATGCCGGTATTACTGTTTTTTTGAGTATGTCCTTAACATTCATTACTGTAAATTCCCTGGAATAACACTGCAGATCAATCACTCATGGACAGTTTTCATGTGCAgctatctgaaattaaaaaacaaacaaacaaacaaacaaaaaaaaccccttaAAATTGAAGCCATATTGTGCATTATCACCATAAAACTAAATTTGCAAGCTCAGCATATAAAAGGCTGTGCCTTCTCacttcccattttaaaaaaagtcactTCTATAACTTATTACATGTTTGCACATGAAACAAGCATTTAGAGATTATTAGAAATTGAATTCCAGTAACCAGTTAAGTCTGTTTAGAGTTCCTATTATGTGCTAGGACATAAGGTTTTACGCTGATTGTGTAGGGGAAACAAGTTCTTATCTTCAAGCAGCTCATCAAGTCCAAATTCTGAGATAGATTCTGGGGACTCTGGCCCTCCCATTAAGAATCCGTGAATAGAAGAAGACTAGTAAGAAATGCAGGTCTGAGGACATAATCATCCATGCGAAGAATGGAACTGTGAAAGCACCTATCTGTGGGTGGTTGGTGTTTGATTTCTCTCAATCCTTATTTCTCTGGTGCTTTCTCAGCATTTCATGGGTCTCTGAGCTCTCCCCAGCTggggctccagtgacctcatttacAACACTCTTGATAAGAGCCCTTAGGCTGAGAGGTTCTGGGAAAAAGATACTTCACCTCCAAAAGCTTTCAGTTGAATGGCAGGCCCTTACCCTAATGAGCATTGGCTCAGATTTCCCAGAATGGCCTCAAATGTTATCTATACTATCTTCAAAATTATCAGCTTGATTTTCTTCACTTTTCCAAAGGATTTGTTTAATAGATATCGCCTCAAAAATCTACCCCATCTTTAGTCatactttaataatttttttaaatggaggaaaaaGCAGCCATAGCTATTCCACTGTTATCAACAAAATATTCTTTGACTTTATTGAGAAAGCAGTTAAGAACAATGTTTggatctttcttttctgtttcctaatCAGATTCCTAATTATTGCATTAGGCTACAGGTAACAAAACACTCAACTATTAATACAGTTACATAAAGTGACTTATTGTTCTCATATAACAAGaagctcagggacttccctggtggtccagtggttaagacttcagctTTCCaaagcaggaggcccaggtttagcccctggttggagaactaagatcccacaagccttgtggccaaaaatacaaaagagaagcaatattgtaacaaattcaatacttaaaaacaaagtaaaaagcccAGGTGAAAGCAAAGCTGGGCAGttgttcagcaatgtcatgaGGGGCctagacttttctttttcttctccaccATCTTCAACTATGAAATTCACTCTCATTGTGGCAAGGCGGCTCTCATAGCTCTAGTAATAATAATGCCTGCAACCCAAGTGGGAAGTAAGGGACAGGAAAAGAGAAACATGCCAGATAAGTTTGGTTCTGTTAAGTCTTTCTAGAAGCTCCGAAAAACACTTGACTTAGAGACTATTGGCCAGAACTGTGTCCTGTGGCCATCTTcacagcaggggaggccaggTGACTATGTGTCTTAACTGGGAGCATTGTTGCCCAGAACAAACCCGATCTCTGTTATCAATAGTAAGAAAGATGGGGAGAATGCCACAATTCCTTAGCCAGCAGACATGTGTAGTCTATTCCTAGGGGGATGCTGGCATGGACTTGGGCTTCTTTATGTCTTTCTCAAAGCCTGTACTCTGACAATACTGTCTGAAAGAGGAGGAATAACTTTGGTCTCTTGATGCATTCACTAAATCACTCACTCATTATTTAATTGATcgatttaattaatatttactgagcatctcttTAAACGAGGCATAGAGGAAACAGTGACCAAAACAGACATCATCCTAGCCTTCACAGAGCATTCAGtcctaaatttaaagaaaaaaataaaataaaacagggcactctctctctatgtatatatatatattttccccccTCTAATTTGGTCATGTTGCTCagcttgtgtgatcttagttccctgaccagggattgaacctgggccctgcagtggaagtgtcaagtcctaactactggaccacaagggaattcccaggGGTCAATGTATTTTTGATCTCTTGTTACCTTCCACTGAAACAACCATATCGTTTTGAAGCATAAATATCCTCTGATGGTCAGTGAAAAATGCTGACACAAGTGGGGTGATCTTGAGCAACTCAGAATCAGGCAGACTGATCTGGAAGAAAAATTCAATGTGCAAAAAGCCAATATTAAATAGTAGAGACCAGTGCATTTAACTACTTGGAACCCTGTTCAGTTTACTGACCCAGAATGGCTTAGCAGGATGCAGAGTTATTCTGTGCAGTAAATAGTTCAATGAGCttgttgagggcagaaggagctcTTAGCCACCTCTGCATTCCGCAGATTGACTCAGTGACCAACTCATGGTAAGTACTTAAAATATGTCTGCTGATCCAGACTCAAAGTTTTACCTTTCTCTACTAAAACTCAGGAAGAGCCAAATAGACATTCTTTAAGATCAAAGTGATTAGTTAGTAATCCCTGACCTTTGAAAATAGTGCAAATATATAGGGCAAATTTATTTTTCCTGGGCTGCATGTTGAAGTTTTGCAACCAGTATGCCAAGGCAGGCTGCCACCTTTGTCGTGGGTGTGAGAGGTGTGGCAGAGATATTAAACTCTCCCTCCTGGGGAGGGGCATTGTGTTGAGGGGCTACATAAATTTGACTATGACCAGAAGAGGCATGAGGTGAGAAAGTTTGGGGAGCTCTATTGTACAGCATACACAAAAACTTTGGTTTGGGGTAAAAGTTCAAGTGTGAATAActttaaaatagacttcaaataCATAGTCTGAACAGTTTTCATCAACCAGATGTTCTTTAGCTAACTTTTTGGATAGctcaaaaatatctaaaaatcacTTTTGTGAAGAGTCTTTTGAAGCCAGGTCCAAAAGGTTACTGGAATCAGTATGGGCAAACTCATTTAAAAGAGGGTCTCAATTTAATATTCCCACAAACCTGAACCAACATACTGTCCAGGGAAATAAATACTCTTTGAATCTACCTCTGTGTAACCTtctaagagaatgaaaataaaaaccaggcttttatttacttatgtatttattgGTATTACACTGCATGATGCTCGCTCCACAAATCCTTTAGGAATTTAagcaaatatttgtctttttggctGGGCAGcaagtaggatcttagttccccaaccagggattgaacctgtacccctgctttggaagcacagagtcttaaccactggaccaccaggaaagtcctccaaATTCTATTCTCATCTTGAAAAGATTAGGGAGTGACACACTTGGCTAATCATCTTACCTTCCCACAGAAATATCACCACTGAATCAGGATTCAAAACCATTTCCTTAGCTTTtggggttttgttcttttttttttttttttttaattcacagggAAAAGTGTTCTGAATCTTCTGCCAATACTCTAGTTAAATTGTAAGGTGTCTGAAAGCAGGGACTGTCTTCTCTTTATAGCTTCAACACAAAAGTTCTAACATCTTAGGTACTGTGAGCATAGGAAACATTACATCAATAGATGCTGAATGCCAACAGTATTTTTGTATTCAGTAGCAAGttatacagctttttaaaaagggaaacctAACCTCCAGAAGATAAAAATTTGGtttggggccttccctggggtcgcagagtccgaacaagactgagcgacaacaactggtggtccagtggttaagattccacgaTTACAATGCAGGGGGCGCGGGTCCCATCCCTGGTTAGGGCAGTAAATACCACATGCTTCAGCTAGCCAAATAAattagaagaaacaaacaaagaaaaaaaaaaaagggggtttTGGGTGAAAGATCATCAAGTGTGCATAACTTTAAAATTGACTTCAAATATTTAATCAGAACAAGCTTTGCTAACCAAGTTTTCTTTAGCcaattttcagatagtttcaacaatatttaaaacttattttagtgAACAAATAATCTTTTCAAACCTGGTCCGAAAGGTTACTGCAAACAAGATGGGCAAATTCATTTAGATGAGGGTGCTCAAAAATAACACCTTCCACAAAAGCCAAGAGGAAAGTTTAAATTCTCCTGGACATCTGTGAGTTAACACAAGAGACCCAGAGTGGTTATGCTGCCAATTTCCTTGTCTCTAGCTGCCCTGCTGGCAATCAGGAAGGGTATCTCCTGTCAATTCCTGAAAGGGAATTCAGCTGCCAAATCAGGAGGAAAAAGGAAGTTGTGGAAGGCTCTGTGAAATTGGCACCAGAGGCTACTCAGTTTCAAGACACTGAGAgtaatatctggaaaaaaaatatatcacttaAAGGTGAGTGCCAAGATTACAATGGATTTAAATCATCGTAAAATCTCTCCTGATTAAGACCATTAAAAATCCTGGATTCCAGAAACAAGTCTAGAGGAACTAGGGCTGTAAAGGACACCTAGTTACCACCAGAAAATCTACTGCCCTTGGGATGAGAAAGGACAGTGGCAACATAGTATATTACTAAATATATAGAGTGGCCCTGTTATAATAGCTGACTATTATGGACACAGGGGTTTACTGAAGGCCCAGTCATGCTCCTAGGAAAGTAATACTGTAGTTTAGCTGgtaagttgtgactgactctttgtgaccctatgggctggggcccaccagggtcctctgtccatgagattctccaggcaagaatacaggagtggggtaccatttcctactccagtgtatcttccccacccagggatcgaacctagttctcctgtattggcaggcgaatcctttaccactgagccaccaaggaagctcaatACTGTAGCTACACAGGCAGAAACAACCTCCTGTAACAGGGAGATGCAGCGATCCATCGGCGCTCTATCCCACACCACCATTTCCCCTGATGGTCCTGAGACTTTGGGAAGAGCCAGTTCAGAAAGCACCAATGGACACAAAGAGCCAAGAATTTCAGGTTCATTTCTCTTTCAAGTTCAAGTCTCTTTCATTCGTTAATTGTTCAATAAATTCCCAAAAATCTCCACGCATGAGAACACTTGGATTTGGGGAAGGGAATTCCagggagaggggaaagagaggaagagtcCGATCTGGGAGTATACCTGCTCCCCTTCCATTGTCCCCACCCGCCACCGTCTCCCGATCGGCCCACGTTCCCCCATGCCTAACCAGGAGCGCTCCGCTGCTCCGGGCCTCTGCGCTCCCGGAGAGGCCCTGTCGGCCTCCGGTCTTGCTTCCCACGGGGGCAAAGGTGCTCGCGTCCCCTCCCGGAACCCCTCTGGGGATCTGCCCACTTGCCCCTGCATACAGACCCTGCTCCGGGCGCCTGGGCGTCCCGGGGAGGAGGACGCGCTTCCCAAGCCAAAGCAGGTGCCCGCGCCCCCGCGCGCGGAGTCGGGGTAGGCGGCGGGGCAGCCCCGCCCAGACGCCGGCCCGGCCGGTGTCCCGGCAGGGGCGCGGGCCCGCTGTAACCCGGAAgaggcggtggcggcggcgggcgTGCGGGagccggggggcgggggcaggggtgggggcggtgcGCTCCAGCCGGCATGGCCGCCGCCGCCGGCTTTGTGTGCCGCGCGCGGGCCCCGGACGCCCGCGCCTCTCCCGGCCCGCGGGGCCGTCGCTGACCCGCCAGGGCTCCCAGCGCCGCGCCCGCCGGGCCGGCCCCGCCTCCCCCCCTGCGcttccccgccccctcctccagcCGCCGGGCGGGCGGGCCGCAGCCGCCCTCCGCTCGCCCGCTCCTCGCCGCGCGCCCGCCCGCCCTCGCTCCCCAGccggcctgcctgcctgcctgcctgcctgcctgcctgcctgccgtgccggcggcggcggcggcgcgctcCAGCCGCCCCGATGCCCGAACCAGGCCCCAGGATGAACGGCTTCTCGCTGGGCgagctgtgctggctcttctgCTGCCCGCCCTGCCCGAGCCGCATCGCCGCCAAGCTGGCCTTCCTGCCGCCCGAGCCCACCTACACGGTGCTGGCGCCGGAGCAGCGCGGCCCCGGGGCGCCCGCTCCGGCCTCGGCCGCTTCCACCTCCTCCGCCTCCGCCGCGGCCCAGCCGGCGCCGCAGCAGCAGCCCGAGGAGGGGGGCGCCGGGCCCGGCGCGTGCAGCCTGCACCTGAGCGAGCGCGCCGACTGGCAGTACTCGCAGCGCGAGCTGGACGCCGTCGAGGTCTTCTTCTCGCGCACCGCCCGGGACAACCGGCTAGGCTGCATGTTCGTGCGCTGCGCGCCCTCCAGCCGCTACACGCTGCTCTTCTCTCACGGCAACGCGGTGGACCTGGGCCAGATGTGCAGCTTCTATATCGGCCTGGGCTCGCGCATCAACTGCAACATCTTCTCCTACGACTACTCCGGCTACGGCGTCAGCTCCGGCAAGCCCTCCGAGAAGAACCTCTACGCCGACATCGACGCCGCGTGGCAGGCGCTGCGCACCCGGTGAGCCCGGCGAGGGTCGCCAGGCCTGGCCGGCCGCTGCGAGGGGGCCGGGCTGGCATCCCCTGGGGGCCTCTGGGGCGGCCTGAGGGGAGAGGGACCCTCCTTCGGGGCTGTGGGCGAGCAGAAATTTCCTCcccccacgcacacacacaccccgctcCGCGGCCGTCgtggcttctcttttcttttccatccctGGCTTTCTTTCACCCCCTTCAAGAACCCCCGCCAGCCCTCTGGTTCCTGGAGAGTTCAGATTCGCAGGGTTTTGCCTGCTTTGGCACGCCTGGGTGCCCCCGATCTCCCCAgctgggtcttttgtggttctggGCACCACAAGTGGCAGTGTGGGCATGCTTAAATACGGGGCAGAGACAACTTGGTTCGCGTTGAGTTTGTGTGGACCGGCGGCCAGAGGCTGGAGGGCCTCAGGGtgaagtgaccttgggcaaggcgcATGAGCTCAAACCTCTTGTTTCCTTCCTTGTAAAGTCAGGGGGCGCGGCGGGACGGCTTCCAAAATACGTTCCTGTTGTAAAGTGCTCAGCGGGGCCCCGTCTGGGCTGCCTTGGAGGGAGCTGGAAGATCGGGTGGTGTGAAGTTGGACTTCTGGGGCTGAGTAGCTGGCACGGCGGTCAGGAAGTTTAGCTGGTGGTGGTGGGCCTGGCATCTTTATCAGaaacttagttaaaaaaaaaaccaaaaaacccccacaaaaaCCCAGGAGGAGTTCGAATCTTGTGCTTAAAGGGCTTGCAGAATCTCTTGACCTTGAATTAGCATTCACAGAAGGACTAGGAAGTGTCCTCAGTAGTAGGAAGTGTCCCTCAGTAGGGAGTCTTTTATGTGCAAGGCACAAACTGGGGGCTTGGTTTTGGGGCTAGACACGGTAAGACCAGCAAACCAAACTTGAGTTTTAGTCTCTAGTCACCCAGAAGTCTGGTAAGTGGGCAAGTCACGTCCACCTGTTTGTGCTCCAGTCTGGGTGTCTGTGGCTTCACCCCAGCCACCTGGTAGCAGGATGGTGAAAACACCTGAGGTCATGTCTTCTCTGACATCAGATTGCTTCAGATGAAAGAGCCCCCAGAATAGGTATAATTGGCACTGTTATGCTACTGACAGGTGTAGTCTTTATCTAAAATGTGTTTGCCTGGCACTTGCAGACTGCCAACATGAGTAATTTTTGTCCTCATTCCTGTTCATGCATATGTTCATAAATTATTCTCTGCCTTTCTGGGAAAATGGCCTATCCATCAGGTACATACTTATTCACATTCTTCTCCTGAGGTCTTGAAGGACTTTGTTTGGATAAAGCTTTTTGAAAGTGGTTTAGGCTGAGGTTGTACAATTCTTgagacctccatggactgtagcccaccaggcacctctctccatgggagtctccaggcaagaatactggagtgggtagccattttcttctccaggggatcttcctgatccagggattaagtctttgtctcctgcattgacaggtggatt
The window above is part of the Dama dama isolate Ldn47 chromosome 13, ASM3311817v1, whole genome shotgun sequence genome. Proteins encoded here:
- the ABHD17C gene encoding alpha/beta hydrolase domain-containing protein 17C; the protein is MPEPGPRMNGFSLGELCWLFCCPPCPSRIAAKLAFLPPEPTYTVLAPEQRGPGAPAPASAASTSSASAAAQPAPQQQPEEGGAGPGACSLHLSERADWQYSQRELDAVEVFFSRTARDNRLGCMFVRCAPSSRYTLLFSHGNAVDLGQMCSFYIGLGSRINCNIFSYDYSGYGVSSGKPSEKNLYADIDAAWQALRTRYGVSPENIILYGQSIGTVPTVDLASRYECAAVILHSPLMSGLRVAFPDTRKTYCFDAFPSIDKISKVTSPVLVIHGTEDEVIDFSHGLAMYERCPRAVEPLWVEGAGHNDIELYAQYLERLKQFISHELPNS